The following coding sequences lie in one Spirosoma sp. KUDC1026 genomic window:
- the murB gene encoding UDP-N-acetylmuramate dehydrogenase, with product MLSIQSHVSLKPYNTFGIDVDARYWVEINHENDLQTLLSISEFLNTPKLILGGGSNVLLCHDFDGLVVKMNIQGIEVVREDDQHVYLTVGAGVTWHDLVVYCVSNGYAGMENLSLIPGTVGAAPMQNIGAYGVELEQVFESLTAIHTQTREKRTFSHADCQFGYRESVFKHELKGQYIITSVTFQLDKQPVFHTRYGAIQETLTEMGVSDEQLSIKAISDAVIRIRRSKLPDPAQIGNAGSFFKNPEIPAEQFDALKDTYPAMPGYPLDGNVVKIPAGWLIEQAGWKGYRAGDAGVHTKQALVLVNYGYASGNELIALARKIQASVQEKFGVTINPEVNII from the coding sequence ATGTTGAGTATACAAAGTCACGTATCACTTAAGCCCTACAACACATTCGGGATTGACGTCGATGCGCGATACTGGGTTGAGATTAATCACGAGAACGACTTACAGACGCTTCTCAGCATTTCAGAATTCCTGAATACGCCCAAGCTTATTCTGGGCGGAGGTAGTAACGTACTGCTCTGCCATGACTTCGACGGCCTAGTTGTCAAGATGAATATTCAGGGTATTGAGGTCGTCCGGGAAGACGATCAGCACGTCTACCTGACGGTGGGCGCGGGCGTCACCTGGCATGACCTGGTTGTGTACTGCGTCAGCAATGGTTATGCCGGCATGGAGAATCTGTCCCTGATTCCGGGCACCGTTGGTGCCGCCCCCATGCAGAACATTGGTGCCTACGGTGTTGAACTGGAGCAGGTTTTTGAATCACTGACGGCCATTCATACGCAGACCCGCGAAAAACGGACCTTTTCCCACGCCGACTGTCAGTTTGGTTACCGGGAGAGCGTTTTTAAACATGAACTGAAAGGTCAGTACATCATTACGAGCGTTACGTTCCAGTTGGATAAACAACCCGTATTTCACACTCGTTACGGCGCTATTCAGGAAACCCTTACTGAAATGGGCGTTTCCGACGAGCAGTTGTCGATCAAAGCCATCAGCGACGCGGTAATTCGGATTCGGCGGAGTAAGCTCCCCGATCCGGCGCAGATTGGCAATGCGGGTAGTTTCTTCAAAAATCCGGAGATTCCGGCTGAGCAATTTGATGCATTAAAGGATACGTATCCGGCGATGCCCGGTTATCCGCTTGATGGCAACGTAGTAAAAATCCCCGCGGGCTGGCTCATCGAGCAGGCTGGCTGGAAAGGATACCGCGCCGGCGATGCGGGTGTACACACTAAACAGGCGTTAGTGCTGGTCAATTATGGTTATGCATCCGGCAACGAGCTGATTGCCCTCGCCCGAAAAATCCAGGCATCCGTTCAGGAGAAATTTGGCGTAACCATCAACCCGGAGGTAAATATTATTTAG
- a CDS encoding MlaE family ABC transporter permease, which yields MSRIGKYFIFLGTLFRNREKLSVYFRLILNECTSIGVGSIFIVALVNTFIGAVTCVQTAYNLTNPFVPHNIIALIVRDSTILELAPTLTCIVLAGKVGSNIAGELGTMRISEQIDALEVMGINSSSYLVLPKVVASVLMFPLLVIMAAFLSILGGYIAGTLSGVITPEEYVSGLRFDYNPFGVTFSLTKTVVFAFLVSTISAFQGYNVSGGALEVGSASTAAVTNSCIAIVGADFLLTQLLLT from the coding sequence ATGTCACGAATTGGTAAGTACTTTATTTTTCTGGGCACCCTCTTCCGAAACCGGGAAAAGCTGTCGGTTTATTTTCGGCTCATTCTGAACGAGTGTACGTCTATCGGCGTGGGCTCGATTTTCATTGTTGCGCTGGTCAATACGTTCATTGGTGCCGTTACCTGCGTTCAGACGGCGTATAACCTGACGAACCCCTTTGTTCCCCATAACATTATTGCCCTGATTGTGCGCGACAGTACCATTCTGGAACTGGCCCCTACCCTTACCTGTATCGTGCTGGCTGGGAAGGTTGGCTCCAACATCGCCGGTGAGCTGGGCACGATGCGCATTTCGGAGCAGATCGATGCGCTGGAAGTGATGGGGATCAACTCGAGTTCATACCTGGTCTTACCCAAGGTAGTCGCGTCGGTGCTGATGTTTCCGCTGCTGGTCATTATGGCAGCTTTTCTGTCCATTCTGGGTGGCTACATTGCTGGTACCCTGTCGGGGGTCATTACCCCCGAAGAATACGTATCGGGCCTGCGCTTCGACTATAATCCCTTTGGCGTTACGTTCTCTCTAACCAAAACTGTTGTTTTTGCTTTTCTGGTATCGACTATTTCAGCATTTCAGGGCTACAACGTAAGCGGAGGGGCACTGGAAGTGGGCAGCGCATCAACGGCGGCTGTAACGAATAGCTGTATCGCTATTGTAGGGGCCGACTTTTTGCTAACGCAATTATTGCTAACATAA
- a CDS encoding ROK family protein gives MSSVEYLGIDVGGTNVKMGIVDANTGKISNFYSHDTMSWRQSGHFIDRFGDAVALQLLANKDVKKVGIGLPGMLNRDRTVPLEITAIPEINDIPVVDILTKRFPGTGFFLANDANAAALGEYYFAEEKITENYIFITLGTGVGGAAIINKKIFTGGDGNAMEPGHIPSRHGRVLERNIGKKELLELAVLRRSEYNGETHLPDDGSISTTGLVAAAVEGDELAMQIWTEVGEILGEGLAALIKILDIKQVLIGGGLSASFDYILPAVNKTLDYWLNDYYKNGLAIKRATLGNDAGLLGAASLCFE, from the coding sequence ATGTCTTCCGTTGAGTATCTAGGTATTGACGTTGGCGGAACAAACGTCAAAATGGGCATCGTGGATGCCAATACGGGTAAAATCTCCAACTTCTATAGCCACGATACGATGAGCTGGCGCCAGTCCGGCCATTTTATCGACCGCTTTGGCGATGCTGTTGCGCTGCAGTTATTAGCGAATAAAGATGTCAAAAAAGTAGGTATTGGCTTACCTGGCATGCTCAACCGGGATCGTACTGTTCCGCTGGAAATCACCGCTATTCCCGAAATCAATGACATTCCGGTCGTTGATATTCTGACCAAGCGCTTTCCGGGTACCGGATTTTTCCTGGCCAATGATGCCAATGCTGCTGCGTTGGGTGAATATTACTTTGCCGAAGAAAAAATAACGGAAAATTATATTTTCATTACGCTTGGTACGGGGGTTGGCGGGGCAGCCATCATTAACAAGAAAATCTTTACCGGTGGGGATGGTAACGCCATGGAGCCGGGCCATATTCCATCGCGTCATGGTCGGGTGCTGGAACGTAACATCGGCAAGAAAGAACTGCTGGAGTTAGCCGTACTGCGCCGGAGCGAATACAACGGTGAAACGCATCTGCCCGACGACGGATCTATCTCAACGACGGGCCTGGTGGCCGCTGCCGTAGAAGGCGATGAACTAGCGATGCAGATCTGGACGGAAGTCGGCGAAATTCTCGGCGAAGGTCTGGCTGCGCTCATCAAAATTCTGGATATTAAACAGGTCTTGATTGGCGGTGGTCTGTCGGCCTCGTTCGACTACATCCTGCCTGCGGTTAATAAAACGCTGGATTACTGGCTGAACGATTACTACAAAAATGGCCTAGCCATCAAGCGGGCTACCCTCGGCAACGACGCCGGTCTCCTCGGAGCCGCATCGCTGTGTTTTGAATAA
- a CDS encoding SDR family oxidoreductase: protein MNPLLVVTGGSKGIGRAIADKFVAEGFDAVVCARSVGEITSPGLLPFAADLSTRDGVNALLDYVRLLNRPVDVLVNNAGVFQPGQIQNEAEGVFEELMTTNVASAYHLTRGLIGGMISRRKGHIFMMCSTASITPYTNGGSYCISKFALLGMSRVLREELKPHSVKVTALLPGATLTNSWAGTDLPEDRFMKAEDVADTAWAAYSLSASAVVEEILIRPQLGDI, encoded by the coding sequence ATGAATCCATTACTTGTTGTCACGGGGGGCTCCAAAGGTATCGGTCGGGCCATTGCGGATAAGTTTGTTGCCGAAGGTTTTGATGCCGTTGTCTGCGCCCGCTCCGTCGGTGAAATCACCAGCCCTGGTCTGCTTCCGTTTGCCGCCGATTTATCGACCCGCGATGGTGTCAATGCGTTGCTCGACTATGTTCGGTTGCTGAACCGGCCTGTGGATGTACTGGTCAACAACGCGGGTGTTTTTCAGCCGGGGCAGATTCAGAACGAAGCCGAAGGCGTATTCGAAGAGCTGATGACTACCAATGTAGCGAGCGCCTATCATTTAACGCGGGGGCTGATTGGCGGCATGATTTCCCGCCGGAAGGGACACATTTTTATGATGTGCTCAACCGCCAGTATTACGCCTTACACCAACGGCGGCTCGTACTGTATTTCGAAATTTGCCCTGCTGGGCATGAGCCGGGTGTTGCGCGAAGAGCTAAAACCGCATAGTGTAAAAGTGACGGCCTTGCTGCCGGGGGCTACGCTGACAAACAGCTGGGCCGGTACGGATCTGCCCGAAGATCGGTTTATGAAGGCTGAAGATGTGGCCGATACGGCCTGGGCTGCCTATTCATTGTCGGCCAGTGCCGTGGTTGAAGAGATTCTGATTCGACCTCAGTTGGGAGATATATAA
- a CDS encoding ABC transporter ATP-binding protein, translating to MLDIKNITKSFGERQVLAGISDSFKPGQTSLIIGGSGTGKSVLLKCMIGLIKPDSGEVLYDGRNFLTGDKEEQKAIRREMGVLFQGSALFDSKTVQENVRFPLDMLTDQSESEKTDRVHECLVRVGLENAADRMPSEISGGMKKRVGIARAIVMTPKYLFCDEPNSGLDPLTSIKIDQLIKEITDEYQITTVVITHDMNSMMEIGEKIVFLYQGKKLWEGNSDTLTQSDVEELNEFIYANKLLREMNQ from the coding sequence ATGCTTGACATCAAAAATATAACCAAGTCCTTTGGCGAACGGCAGGTTCTGGCAGGAATCAGCGACAGTTTCAAGCCGGGACAGACCAGCCTGATCATTGGCGGAAGTGGTACGGGTAAAAGCGTACTTTTAAAGTGCATGATTGGTCTGATTAAGCCGGACTCCGGCGAAGTGCTTTATGACGGCCGTAACTTCCTGACCGGCGACAAGGAAGAACAGAAAGCTATCCGGCGCGAGATGGGTGTTCTGTTTCAGGGATCGGCGTTGTTCGATTCGAAGACTGTGCAGGAGAACGTCCGGTTTCCGCTCGATATGCTTACCGATCAGTCGGAGAGTGAGAAAACAGACCGGGTGCATGAGTGTCTGGTTCGGGTGGGTCTGGAAAATGCCGCCGACCGGATGCCGTCCGAAATTAGCGGGGGGATGAAAAAACGGGTTGGTATTGCCCGGGCCATCGTCATGACACCCAAGTATCTGTTCTGCGACGAACCCAACTCCGGCCTCGATCCACTGACGTCCATCAAGATCGACCAGCTCATCAAGGAGATTACAGACGAATATCAGATCACGACCGTCGTTATTACCCACGATATGAACTCGATGATGGAGATTGGCGAGAAGATCGTTTTTCTCTACCAGGGCAAAAAACTCTGGGAAGGCAACAGCGATACGCTCACTCAATCGGACGTAGAGGAACTGAACGAGTTTATTTACGCCAATAAGCTGCTGCGTGAAATGAATCAATAA
- a CDS encoding alpha-2-macroglobulin family protein, which produces MQRFLIFLFTLIALGAHAQQTRKSVATYDPDWQRIDSLNMKGLPQSALAIVDQIYKRAKAERNERQLVKAVIYRQSLQKYSDAGSTFQTVQSLQQELAGSTLSTPARNILQSVLAETYWQYYQQNRWKFQNRTTIVREPAVRRPGQNQAPENQADSLATWNLHRLITEIIAAYKTSLQNEATLKETPIAAYDLLLDKGSDEGRLRRPTVYDFLAHRALDFFKNTEADLIRPAQQFELDQPAYLATPNRFATVPLRTSDSLSLRFQTLTLYQRLIVFHLSDRNPIALADVDADRLTFVHQHSIFPEKDSLYQQTLTQQLDRYKNQPPKFVYGLALAQYWEQQSYRDKTGNWRRQADSLLTSLLQSPPDEGQDARNARTLQTQLRQRQLQLTVEEGNAPQQPIRALVNYRNTPSFYYRIVRAKPAEVAQNSVDNRKNPLLKRWLSLPTVVERTVQLPDNGDLQDHSTEIALPALPVGHYVILSALSTPLTDSTSMLAYTPLVVTELSYLIDLHGSPAGRNAKPTPTIYAMHRQTGKPLPNVTVQLAESYYANNRQQTRPVGNYKTDAQGRFQIPQTVQSGKSYPLWLIDQQDTLETAGVYNARPNPSSDTDTVQTNALLFTDRAIYRPGQPIYFKGVLYAKKGDQLQVAAGRSTPVTLTDANGEGVSSLTLTANEFGTVEGKFTAPAGRLTGMMTISILDDQTSIRVEEYKRPTFEVVADPVKGSYKLGQSIAIKANAKTFSGAPIDGAQVRYRITRQLLPRWPWLKRGWQIFPPASSQETEIANGTLTTTNTGTLSLSFVASPDRSVDRKTNPIFQYTITFDVTDVSGETRSAKQTLRIGYSALTAALNIPEQIEGNRQAVGVSIQNAGGQPVPATGQLTVYPIQAPQPALRKRLWEQPDRFVLSRDEFKRLFPLDVYQDEDQPENWPRSQAIAQLPVRTSGRDSVSLDLSKYPAGAYVAELTVTDSTGETARQTQYFTVTTPQRPVLAVLADNWVRVVESEVKPGKTATIWLANDGPGWALMRTDTQEKWIKLGDKPVRIAVPIPASTRTNVSISFTKIQNGRLYQDTKTIPVSQADQRLTIETITFRERLKPGQPEEWTLRISGPGKEKVMAEAVATLYDASLDNFQKLHWPDVNRSAAEDYSFNGYWSDNGFKTRGSVLLNYDLRSYPFQTITYDALKRLPTSPVYRAGAARTLSGAVSLKGAATEVAPAIQTDRFGWDSQPLNEVVEVGYGQSKTISANEPQLNPRRNFNETAFFFPTLHTDKEGRILLKFTMPEALTRWRLMLFAHSKTMQTGSLERSVVTQKELMITTNAPRFLREGDTLRLTARVNNLTSRLLAGSAQLELFDAATNQPIDASLKHVVTPVNFTAQANQSTALGWTLVIPAGLDNVTVRVTAKAGAFTDGEERTLPVLPNRMLVLDAKPFYLNGTGTKTVTLDALKNQTNIASQAERLTIELTSNPVWTALQSLPYLDNQSLLCSEQLFSQFYANALGSRIVSARPDVQQVVANWQKQAPTNPLAANEELKAVTLNETPWRQAARTQTEQQAQLGQFLQTDNLLARQQLALDKLKQLQMPDGGLVWFAGMPTDPIVTLHVLSGFGHLAKLGVTFKASQQQQIQAIQNSALQFADTYANQWLERQQKEKVADGLSYWAIQYLYTRSFYSANAADSKAVAYIKTQAVKNWLQSGLQEQAMIALALHRLGDRKTPVDILKSLKERATTSDEMGMYWPANKAGFYWQQAPVETQALLIEAFDEITGDQTAVNNMKQWLLAQKRTQAWPSTKATTEAIYALLLKGDEWTATKPATELRVGGTLVTAAADEPTGYQKVTYQPAQIKSDMGTVSVTKTGSGPTFRDPTWGGIYYQHFEPLDRIVTSDRNGNLVVAKTLYRRQDSSAGPVITPVSEQTTLKPGDLVTVRVELRNDRDMQYVHLKDSRASGFEPVAMLSGYKFQNGLGYYEAPRDASTDFFLYRLPAGTHVFEYQVRVVHTGAFAAGIATVQSFYAPEFSAHSAGSRVSVK; this is translated from the coding sequence ATGCAACGCTTTCTCATTTTTCTTTTTACCCTGATCGCGCTGGGGGCTCATGCGCAACAAACTCGCAAATCAGTGGCTACGTATGATCCGGACTGGCAGCGTATTGATTCGCTGAATATGAAAGGGCTGCCCCAGTCGGCCTTGGCAATTGTCGACCAGATTTATAAGCGAGCCAAAGCCGAACGAAACGAGCGCCAGCTGGTGAAGGCAGTCATTTACCGGCAGTCACTTCAGAAATACTCGGATGCGGGTAGTACATTCCAGACGGTTCAATCGCTGCAACAGGAGTTAGCGGGCAGTACGTTGAGCACCCCAGCCCGGAACATCCTGCAATCGGTTCTGGCCGAAACGTACTGGCAGTATTATCAGCAAAACCGATGGAAATTTCAGAACCGTACAACGATAGTACGAGAGCCGGCAGTGCGCCGTCCGGGCCAAAATCAGGCCCCAGAAAACCAAGCTGATAGCCTGGCTACCTGGAACCTGCACCGACTCATCACGGAGATTATTGCTGCTTACAAAACTTCCCTGCAAAACGAAGCTACGCTAAAAGAAACCCCCATTGCTGCGTATGACCTGCTACTTGACAAAGGCAGCGATGAAGGCCGTTTACGCCGACCAACGGTCTACGATTTTCTGGCCCACCGGGCGCTGGATTTTTTCAAAAATACCGAAGCCGATCTGATACGCCCGGCGCAACAGTTTGAACTGGACCAGCCAGCGTATCTGGCTACGCCCAACCGCTTTGCCACTGTTCCACTACGTACCAGCGACAGTCTGTCACTACGGTTTCAAACGCTGACGCTTTACCAGCGGCTGATCGTCTTTCATCTATCCGACAGGAATCCAATCGCGCTGGCTGACGTTGATGCTGATCGGCTGACGTTCGTGCACCAACACAGTATTTTTCCGGAAAAAGACTCGCTTTATCAGCAAACGCTGACGCAGCAACTGGATCGGTACAAAAATCAGCCCCCCAAGTTTGTTTACGGCCTGGCGCTAGCTCAATACTGGGAGCAGCAATCGTATCGGGACAAAACCGGCAACTGGCGCAGGCAGGCCGATTCGCTGCTCACAAGCTTATTACAAAGTCCACCCGATGAAGGGCAGGATGCCCGAAACGCCCGGACCCTTCAAACCCAGTTACGGCAGCGGCAACTTCAACTAACCGTCGAGGAAGGAAATGCCCCCCAGCAACCGATTCGGGCGTTGGTCAATTACCGCAACACCCCAAGTTTCTACTACCGAATTGTCCGGGCAAAACCAGCTGAGGTTGCACAGAATTCTGTTGATAACCGAAAAAATCCGCTCCTGAAACGCTGGCTGTCTCTTCCGACCGTAGTGGAGCGAACGGTTCAACTACCGGACAACGGTGACTTGCAGGACCACAGCACTGAAATTGCGCTTCCTGCCCTACCGGTCGGGCACTACGTCATTCTGTCGGCGTTGTCCACCCCACTAACCGACTCTACGTCGATGCTGGCTTATACGCCACTGGTAGTGACCGAACTGAGCTATCTGATCGATTTGCACGGATCACCAGCCGGTCGAAACGCGAAGCCAACCCCTACGATTTACGCCATGCACCGACAGACGGGTAAACCGCTACCGAATGTAACGGTTCAGCTGGCTGAAAGCTATTACGCCAACAACCGTCAGCAGACCCGTCCGGTCGGTAATTACAAGACGGATGCACAGGGTCGTTTTCAGATCCCCCAAACCGTTCAATCCGGCAAAAGTTACCCACTTTGGCTTATCGACCAGCAGGACACCCTCGAAACGGCGGGCGTTTACAACGCCAGGCCCAATCCGTCCTCTGATACGGACACTGTACAAACCAATGCCCTGCTATTCACCGACCGGGCCATCTATCGACCCGGTCAGCCAATATACTTCAAGGGGGTCCTGTACGCCAAAAAGGGGGACCAGTTACAGGTAGCGGCCGGTCGGTCAACACCAGTAACGCTGACCGATGCCAACGGAGAGGGGGTATCGAGCCTGACGCTGACCGCCAACGAGTTTGGTACGGTCGAAGGTAAGTTTACTGCGCCAGCAGGTCGCCTGACCGGTATGATGACGATTTCGATACTCGACGATCAAACGTCGATTCGGGTGGAGGAATATAAGCGACCAACCTTCGAAGTCGTTGCCGATCCTGTTAAGGGTAGCTATAAACTCGGACAGTCAATCGCTATAAAAGCGAATGCGAAAACGTTTTCGGGCGCACCTATTGATGGCGCCCAGGTCCGGTATCGTATTACCCGACAACTGCTTCCCCGTTGGCCGTGGCTGAAACGGGGCTGGCAAATATTTCCACCGGCGTCTAGCCAGGAAACAGAAATTGCCAATGGCACGCTGACAACAACGAATACTGGTACGTTATCACTCTCGTTCGTTGCCAGTCCGGATCGGAGCGTTGATCGAAAGACCAATCCCATTTTTCAGTACACCATCACCTTCGACGTAACGGATGTTTCCGGTGAAACGCGGTCAGCTAAACAGACGCTACGTATCGGCTATTCCGCCCTGACGGCTGCGCTCAACATTCCGGAACAAATCGAAGGTAATCGGCAAGCAGTTGGCGTATCGATTCAAAACGCCGGTGGTCAACCCGTACCGGCAACGGGTCAACTTACGGTCTATCCAATTCAGGCACCGCAGCCTGCCCTTCGGAAACGGCTCTGGGAACAACCCGACCGCTTTGTCCTGAGCCGAGACGAGTTCAAGCGACTATTTCCGCTGGATGTGTATCAGGATGAAGATCAGCCTGAAAACTGGCCTCGCAGTCAGGCGATTGCTCAGCTGCCGGTACGCACGTCGGGCCGGGATAGCGTATCGCTGGACTTGAGTAAGTACCCAGCAGGGGCTTACGTAGCCGAGCTAACCGTAACCGACTCAACTGGTGAAACAGCTCGTCAGACACAGTATTTCACCGTCACGACACCTCAGCGGCCCGTTTTAGCGGTGTTAGCTGATAACTGGGTTCGGGTTGTGGAATCGGAGGTAAAACCCGGTAAAACGGCGACCATCTGGCTGGCGAACGATGGCCCCGGCTGGGCGTTGATGCGAACAGATACACAGGAAAAATGGATTAAGCTTGGAGATAAACCCGTTCGGATTGCTGTACCGATTCCGGCCAGCACACGTACAAATGTGTCTATTTCGTTTACGAAAATTCAGAACGGGCGGCTCTATCAGGACACGAAGACAATTCCGGTCTCGCAGGCCGACCAGCGTCTGACGATCGAAACCATTACGTTCCGCGAACGGCTGAAGCCCGGTCAGCCGGAAGAATGGACGTTACGTATCAGCGGACCCGGCAAGGAAAAAGTTATGGCTGAAGCTGTGGCGACCTTGTACGATGCCTCGCTGGATAATTTTCAGAAATTGCACTGGCCTGACGTTAATCGCTCCGCTGCTGAGGATTACTCATTTAATGGCTATTGGTCAGACAATGGCTTCAAAACGCGGGGCAGTGTTCTCCTGAATTATGACTTGCGCTCGTATCCCTTTCAAACGATAACGTATGATGCCTTGAAGCGATTACCTACTAGCCCCGTGTATCGCGCAGGTGCAGCCAGAACGTTAAGTGGGGCTGTTTCGCTTAAAGGAGCCGCTACCGAAGTAGCTCCTGCTATCCAGACAGATAGGTTCGGCTGGGATAGTCAGCCGCTGAATGAGGTTGTTGAGGTGGGCTATGGTCAATCTAAAACGATATCTGCCAACGAACCTCAACTCAACCCCCGACGTAATTTCAACGAGACAGCCTTCTTCTTCCCTACGCTACATACCGATAAAGAAGGTCGGATTCTGCTGAAGTTCACCATGCCCGAAGCGCTTACCCGCTGGCGGTTGATGCTTTTTGCCCATTCGAAAACGATGCAGACGGGAAGTCTGGAGCGCTCGGTAGTGACGCAGAAGGAATTGATGATTACGACCAACGCCCCCCGCTTCCTGCGCGAAGGCGATACGTTACGGCTCACCGCCCGTGTCAATAACCTGACGAGTAGACTGTTGGCCGGCTCGGCACAACTGGAACTGTTCGACGCGGCCACCAACCAGCCCATTGACGCTAGCCTCAAGCACGTAGTCACGCCGGTTAACTTTACGGCACAGGCGAACCAGAGTACGGCGCTCGGCTGGACACTGGTTATCCCTGCGGGTCTGGATAACGTAACAGTCCGCGTAACGGCCAAAGCAGGTGCGTTTACCGATGGAGAGGAACGAACCCTCCCTGTTTTGCCAAATCGGATGCTGGTGCTGGACGCCAAACCGTTTTATCTCAACGGCACTGGTACCAAGACGGTTACTCTTGATGCCTTAAAAAATCAAACCAATATTGCCAGTCAGGCAGAACGGTTAACGATCGAGTTAACGTCGAACCCGGTCTGGACCGCCCTGCAGAGTCTGCCTTATCTGGATAATCAATCGCTGCTCTGCTCCGAACAGCTATTTAGTCAATTTTACGCCAATGCCCTGGGTAGCCGGATCGTGAGCGCCCGGCCCGATGTTCAGCAGGTCGTGGCTAACTGGCAGAAGCAGGCGCCGACTAATCCGCTGGCAGCCAACGAAGAACTGAAAGCCGTTACGCTGAACGAAACACCCTGGCGACAGGCGGCCCGGACGCAGACCGAACAGCAGGCCCAGCTAGGGCAGTTTCTGCAAACCGATAACCTCCTGGCCCGTCAGCAGCTGGCACTGGATAAACTAAAGCAGCTACAAATGCCCGACGGGGGGCTGGTCTGGTTTGCGGGTATGCCAACCGATCCGATCGTTACGTTGCATGTCCTGAGCGGTTTTGGTCACCTGGCCAAGTTGGGCGTTACGTTTAAGGCGAGTCAGCAGCAACAGATTCAAGCGATACAGAACAGTGCGCTGCAGTTTGCCGATACGTATGCGAACCAGTGGCTGGAGCGCCAACAAAAGGAGAAGGTAGCAGATGGATTGAGTTATTGGGCAATTCAATACCTCTACACTCGTAGTTTTTACTCAGCAAACGCAGCAGATTCTAAAGCAGTAGCTTACATCAAAACGCAGGCTGTTAAAAACTGGCTCCAGTCAGGTCTACAGGAACAGGCCATGATTGCCCTGGCCCTGCACCGGCTTGGTGACAGGAAGACACCAGTTGACATCCTGAAATCGCTGAAAGAACGCGCCACTACGTCCGACGAGATGGGTATGTACTGGCCTGCCAACAAAGCCGGCTTCTACTGGCAGCAGGCACCCGTCGAAACGCAGGCCTTGCTGATCGAAGCCTTCGATGAGATCACGGGCGATCAGACTGCCGTCAACAACATGAAGCAATGGTTATTGGCGCAGAAGCGCACGCAGGCCTGGCCATCGACGAAGGCCACGACCGAGGCTATTTACGCCCTGCTGCTGAAAGGTGATGAGTGGACAGCGACGAAACCCGCGACCGAGCTTCGCGTCGGCGGTACACTGGTTACCGCTGCCGCCGATGAGCCAACCGGTTATCAAAAAGTAACCTATCAACCCGCGCAGATCAAGTCTGACATGGGTACTGTTTCGGTAACGAAAACTGGTAGTGGTCCGACCTTTCGTGATCCGACCTGGGGTGGGATCTACTACCAGCATTTCGAACCGCTGGACCGGATCGTTACGTCAGACAGAAACGGCAATCTGGTCGTGGCCAAAACGCTTTACCGTCGGCAAGATTCTTCGGCAGGACCAGTTATTACGCCTGTTTCTGAGCAGACTACCTTGAAACCGGGCGATCTGGTTACTGTGCGGGTAGAGCTTCGGAACGACCGCGACATGCAGTACGTCCATCTGAAAGACAGCCGGGCGTCGGGTTTTGAGCCGGTCGCTATGTTGTCGGGCTACAAATTCCAGAATGGCCTGGGTTATTACGAAGCCCCCCGCGACGCCAGCACAGATTTCTTCCTGTACCGCCTGCCAGCCGGTACGCACGTGTTCGAGTATCAGGTTCGGGTAGTCCATACCGGCGCGTTTGCTGCGGGTATCGCCACGGTCCAGAGTTTTTACGCACCCGAGTTTTCGGCGCACTCTGCCGGTTCGCGGGTGAGTGTCAAGTAA
- a CDS encoding SPOR domain-containing protein, translated as MPRYLCLGYGLLAALLTSCASSRPATTSGRSSVDYNRYTEDLSGVRPVYKPVDGPAAKPTRTTTTAPAKSTTPAPRRNEPKKTNSSTASTVPSINRELDLVLDTMATNNRSIRYASGFRIQVYVGNQRQAADDAKLLIYQNFPELSPYLTYTQPTYRLKVGDFMKRTDSERYYAAIKQLLPAAQIQPDRVDIRRSLLIK; from the coding sequence ATGCCCAGATATTTATGTCTTGGTTACGGGTTGCTCGCTGCCTTATTGACCAGCTGCGCCAGTAGCCGACCCGCTACTACGTCGGGCCGTTCGTCGGTCGATTATAACCGGTATACAGAAGATTTATCGGGCGTCAGACCGGTATATAAACCCGTAGACGGGCCAGCGGCTAAACCCACACGGACAACTACGACTGCCCCGGCAAAATCGACTACGCCAGCCCCCCGCCGGAACGAACCTAAGAAAACAAATAGCTCGACCGCCAGTACCGTACCCTCAATAAATCGGGAACTTGATTTGGTACTTGACACCATGGCGACCAACAATCGAAGCATTCGGTACGCCAGTGGCTTCCGAATTCAGGTGTATGTTGGCAACCAGCGTCAGGCTGCTGACGACGCTAAATTATTGATTTATCAAAATTTTCCTGAGTTAAGTCCATATCTGACGTATACACAGCCAACGTACCGGCTCAAAGTCGGCGATTTTATGAAACGGACCGACTCAGAGCGTTACTACGCAGCCATTAAGCAACTGCTCCCTGCCGCGCAGATTCAGCCCGATCGAGTGGACATTCGCCGTAGCCTGTTAATAAAATAG